Proteins encoded within one genomic window of Marasmius oreades isolate 03SP1 chromosome 4, whole genome shotgun sequence:
- a CDS encoding uncharacterized protein (antiSMASH:Cluster_4.3) produces MKCHWLWTQEDTNNLIDQGSSIDFCAILLPSFLGPENRQTTRKRVPTSTGLTSLFDLPSKDPPPPSPTYTFHFPRFPFKPRSILPSTGLQSDSLIHSNLG; encoded by the coding sequence ATGAAATGTCATTGGCTTTGGACGCAAGAAGATACGAACAATCTCATTGACCAGGGATCATCCATCGACTTTTGTGCAATTCTCCTCCCTTCGTTCCTCGGCCCAGAAAATCGTCAAACGACTCGGAAGCGGGTGCCCACATCCACAGGACTCACATCGCTTTTTGACCTTCCTTCAAAAGATCCTCCGCCACCCTCACCAACATATACCTTCCATTTTCCCCGTTTCCCATTCAAACCACGTTCTATCCTTCCTTCTACAGGTCTCCAGTCCGACTCCTTAATCCATAGCAACCTCGGATAA
- a CDS encoding uncharacterized protein (antiSMASH:Cluster_4.3), with protein sequence MLFNKVITLSALTTLAAATAIPRTDGGGGNSGTVCCEQVQSASTVESGPLGPLLALLGIVLGPLDALVGLNCSPITVIGGQNGACSTGTTAVNCQDNSHDTLISLGCLPVIL encoded by the exons ATGTTATTCAACAAAGTCATTACTCTCTCTGCCCTCACTACCCTTGCTGCCGCCACAGCCATCCCACGCACCGACGGTGGTGGAGGTAATAGCGGTACCGTTTGTTGCGAGCAGGTCCAATCGGCATCGACCGTCGAATCGGGTCCTTTGGGACCGCTTTTGGCCCTGCTCGGGATCGTCCTCGGCCCTCTCGACGCCCTCGTCGGCCTCAACTGCAGTCCTATCACTGTCATTGGCGGCCAAAACGGTGCATG CTCTACTGGAACTACTGCAGTCAATTGCCAAGACAACAGCCATG ATACTCTCATTAGCCTCGGATGTCTTCC